atgtaaggaatagttaatatttcttacagcgtcattgtctatgggtgatggtgaacacttaccatcaggtagcccatatgctcgtccgccaacctataacatagcAAACAGTTTGTACTAAAACCTTTGAAATGCACTCCATCTTCCGCTATAGGTTTTGTATCGGTTTAGCGGTTTCCCAGTAAGGAAACTCAAAGCCACACCATCACCGTTGTcagaaataaacatttcttacatcgcggtggtagcttcatttaattgtaaaatgacgattcaaaagctcttgtaaaagcctacttgaataaagtttattttgattttatttgtctaTGCGCCACGCAATCCaaggaactaagatgatatgtacCTTGTGTCAGCagttaccctggctcactcacctttcaaaaaCACAAAACACAAAGCATTGTTGTTTGGTTTGGTTCCCAGTGAAAaaatcatgtatttttaaatatagacatAAGGTAATGtacaaagtaattatttcatatttatacaatCTGTTCTCAGACTAATCACGCGAACATCCAAACAATAGCAACGGCGATGGGTCCAGCTCTGAATATGTCGCTGAATTTGCTCACATATTTCATCTCTAAGGCGGACAAACTGTTCCCAGACGTTCGTCTCACCAAGTAAGTAAAACTAGTATtcttaaattatagtttttatctCTTTCTATCTGCTGTCGCCAAGGGTGATCTATGAGGGATCGCTATAAGCTATAGGACCTCCTTCGCGCACCATTTGTGTAatatgtgttgtgcaataaagtattttaaataaataaaacaaaataaaaggcTAGTTATTatggattttaatcgcgtatattaattattttggacatcccgacccgtgaccacgaacgctgtaaagttttgtagttttttgtagttttatttaaatgtgtaataatcgcgaaaatttaagacaacattaaaataaaaagaaatttcttcTTAAAGAGCATTATTACTGctcatataaacataaattcacTTAAGGCTTTTTGCAATTTAGTCATCAACGACTTATTCAACCAGTCCCTATGACCAAATAGTTTTACTTATAATTCGAATATTTTAACTTTGCATTTAGATTAAATGAATGTAGTCTTTATGTTGagtcttttacttttaaatttatatatttttttttaaattgcatcaagttttattattctaaaaacATATGTTTAGATATCAGCTTCATATAAAACGTCTAAAGATTATATAGACTTTTGCATATAGCGAGCAGTAGCAATTAATATTCTATCAAGTAGGGTtagcttttaaattattttacgtaatctgtggatatattaattaatataagaatgacttattttaaaatctctctaactcaataaataaataaaattactccaTGTTCTTTAGTGGACACACCTGTGCCAAATTTCCGACGAATACGGGTCTCTTAACGATATCCTTCGAGCACGAGATTTATAACTTATAGTAAATGCTTTTAGACGTTAATATACGTTCAAGAACGAAGAGaggaatttttaaaaaacaacagcaaatgtataatatacataaatatacagtaGGTTTATACCTACTTATGGACTAGGAATTgcgtcatctgatggtaagtggtcaccactcaATCCATAGACTTGTTGCGGTAAGAACTAAGTCATTATGTTTGTGTTAGTATCtctgtagttttatttattattaatagttgaaGTGATGAACTTACAGATATGTCCCTCCCCTACTGTCGATCCCGGCGGACTTCCCCGAGACCGCGAACGAGATAAGCGAGGAACTCCGCAAGCAAGAGTCGCTTCTGAATCAGATACACGCGGAAATGCACGCCGGCTTCATCACCAACGCGAGGGATCAGCAACTGTGGGAAGCGCAGAGGATCGTCACGCAGTTGAAGGTGACCTTTGACCTTAATTACTTGGAATAGTttttattggacaacatcgcatacattttctgatcccaatgtaagtagctaaagcacttttgttatggaaaatcagaagtaaagacgctATAATTAACATCCATACCCTAGACAatttagaaaactaatgaactttttctatatggACTCGGTCgagaatcgaactcgggacctcggattggcgtttcgcatgaaaaccggtatacgcTCTGCTCTGACCATAGAGGTCGTTATCACACATCAAATTACAGTCTGGATATGgacaattacttttttacaatttaaaagaagCTTTTTCAACTAAACAtgacattattatcatttacagAGGAAACTCCGGTCGGTTCAAAAATCAGTTGAACCGAACACGGCGCCAGTCCAACAAGCTTCAGTAGACGAGAAACAAGAAGACGAACCAACACGGCGAAACTCGCAACCAAGCGAAGCAGTTGTTACAGAAACGGAAATAAAAACACCACAGACACTCAGTGAACCTTTCCCAGAAACAAAAGAATCCCCAAACACATCCGACCCAACATTCCCAGTGGAATTTGAAGATAATTTTGACTTCAAACCGGCTGAAACAAAAGAGACGCCGGAAACGGACGCGCCTGCAGAGCGAGTTGTAGAGAAACCGAAATTCACAGAGAAGGAATTGAAAGTGTTAAGATTGCAGCTGGAAAATGCGGAGTATTTGCAGCTGAAATCGCTTCTTCAAGCAAAAATCAACTCTGAACAGTTCGAAATCGTCAAACTTAGGAGTCATGTTGccttgaaaaataaacaagagGGTGTCGTCACAGGTAACAAGGAGAATAAAGAAAACTACACGCCAGAAGAACAGGAACTGAGGCAGAAGTTAATAAAGGAAAATGCTCTGTTGGAGCAAAAAAGACTGAGTCTGGTCAACCAGATATTCCAAGAGAGGGTTGCTTGTATACAGCTGAAAATTGAATTAGCGATGAAAGAAATAATGTCCAAATcataaattatagtttataactatttattctAGATTAAgttaagttatattaataagaaaacgtTTTTTGTCTATTCCAAAACTTTAACTTAGATGTTATATGACATATAAGCGCACTGATATAATAAACATGTTATAACATACTTAtggcttttatttatatatatatttacgttgaatattttctaattatttaccGATTCCatatagatctattcactcaaAATACTGCACGTTATTtaccatttaattaatataaataaatttagttcgtatttttttgctgtctgtaCTCTAATGTCAATTATTTTACGCACACTATGACATTATAAGCACATCACTCATAATAATGAACGTCTTCGTTTAtgaatatactatatactataatatactaagtaaataaaatcagtAGATATTAACGATAATGGGTGTCTATAACAAGGCTAAATGTTGGTTATTTCTGTCGTATTGAACGTGTGTGCTAACAAAAACGCATCTTCATATTATTAGTGTTAAGATATAAACCGTAGAATTTATTGCTTTGTCTCTCCATCCTCTTGAAAAACATTTACCTTCCGAGTCTGTTGAAGTAACTCCAATTGTGtagattgttttaattttaaatttcgaaacaatactaattttaattttttattgttgtgtcAATGTTTTAGCTACGACCAACGACGctgtaatataaaaactttcgtataataatcaaaaatccaaaaaataatatactcttggtggtagggctttgtgtaagtccgtctgggtaggtaccacccactcatcagttattctaccgccaaataacagtactcagtattgttgtgttccggtttgaatggtaagtaagccagtgtaactacaggcacaagggacatatcatcttagttcccaaggttgataacacattgacgatgtaaggaatagtaaatttttcctcagcttcattgtctatgggtgatggtgaccgcttaccatcaggtggtcgtccgccaatctataccctaaaaaaaaacaaggagcGAGCAGCAGCATCATCGAAAGTGCACGGGATGTTGTTAGGTCGTTTTAAACATCGTTTTAAAAATTCCTATAAGTACAGTTCTTGAATTAACTgtactaaaattaatatgaacctgctttattatcaataaagttATTGCATTGTTTAACTAACAacgaacaaacaaacaaacaacaacagcctgtaaattcccactgctgggctaaaggcctcctctcccttagaggagaaggtttggaacatattccatcacgctgttccaatgcgggttggtggaatatagatgtggcagaatttctatgaaatttgtcacatgcaggtttccacacgatgttttccttcaccgctgagcacgagatgaattataaagagaaattaaacacatgaatcagcggtgcttgcctgggtttgaacccgcaataatcggttaagatgcacgcgttctaaccactgggccatctcgactcgttttGTTTAACTAATTACATACATTCTTATTACTACTACAGTCTGCAGTCCTCCGGTATGTTCTATACTACCATAGCCGTGTGCCGTACtcatcaaattcaaataatcaAAGACAATGAGACTGAGACATAGACAAGTTTTCCTACTTTAAATTACTTGTTATAATCGTTACAGAAGCATCGaccaaatattgttaaataagttTTTCCTTTCTTTCAATTTTTCCTATCGAATAATGAGAGTGAAGCTAAGATTGAGCACACATTAAGTGCGTTATGGCCTGGGCAgttgtaatatgtaaataacttaattttatcaaCTTCTCATACTTAAATTGTCTTCTGTGTAACCATAAAATACCGCaccatacatttttatttccttattaaggaattaactacaaaaatatatattgaaaaccATTTCGTAtcgattattcaataaattccaCAAGGTTAAAGATAACATCTGATTATTTGGTCGCTACGTCTAGCATGATAGTGTATCTTCATACAATCAATCAGCTATTAACCAAATCATAATTGTTTGTTATCGCAAAAACTGTAATGAAAACACATTTATAaacgaaaaattatttatttcttatattaaacaGTAACAGAAATTATAACTActttagaaatattacaattactcGACACTAAAATAAAATGCCTGAATTCATTGTTATCGTTTCGCATTTTGGCTACCTAATTATAACTGTAGACATTTCGTCTTTATGTAACCTTTAGAAATAGGAAAACTAAACATTAACCTTTTGACATATGTTTGATTTTTAATGTGCTAATAGTTCAAAGGTATGTTTGTATTGGATCTTTAAAATGTTAAGTGTGTGAATCAAtccttattttttttgctatatttgTGGCTGATTTTACGCCGGAATCATAAAGTAGGCCACTTGCTAACCTaattaaacagttttatttatcttaattcttattattaatcttaaatCAAGATAAGACGTGGGTtgcaaaagtaatataaatggaTAATTTGTATAGATCTCAAAATCGGCTACTTATGTTGTAGTCaggatatacatataaagtattgctatttgctACATTTACGAGTAAATTGTCAAGCATGATTTCATCATAAGATGtaacttttattaacataagaattaacaacattaaatgtttaaatatatatatacaaatatgaactaaaactagttattgtataaatcttgaccgcgtggaatggtggcaagaacgctagcagcatttccccgttgaatcgcaattccggtcctctgggcaaaaaacgaaccagccctcctgtcaccagtggaggcaatgaggcgaggtgttatacttttgatgaagctttttgcaccactacttcaTCATTATATAGATCAAAATGGACTTAccggtataaaaatattaaagtggGATCTTAGGTCGAACTACCTAAAATCAACAAGCAAAGTGAGTCAAAAATCAATGTCAAAATGTGCTGAGATTcgtaaaatgattaattttatgttgtccctGGGATGGTCTAATGGGGACTTTTTCCACGAAAATATATGTTCAGTTAGAGATTAACTCAGGGAACGCTTCCATCAAGAAGAAGCTGCTATGTGTCTATGTGTGTCCCGTTCTACCgacaattttaatgttaaatttatggTTATTATTTGGTAATAATAAGTGCATTTTTCATTAAAGTTTTCCTTTTTATCTCGAGAAAACCTTTacctatgtattattttaaagttgttaGTTAAAATTCTCGCGCAGCGAAGTAACACGGTGGTATAACCTGCccgattttactttattattatttatatattttttattttattatttttaatagatagttcaCCTAAAGACCTCACTTTGATTGTAATACAATATGGATTTCCAATTTATCGTTCATAAACAGTACTATTAACCAAATAAATTCGTAAAGAAAAGATAACGTAtttagttttctttaataacCACAGCAAGACTATCAATACGTTTAATCTTACGTTTAAGAtaacatattcatataaaaattacctATGATGCGCAACGAATAGTGTGAGAAAAAACAATAAAGCTAGTTATCTCTGTCTCTGTATATTTCTTGTACTCGGTTCCGTGAATAGCGCtcgtaattaaaaattagtaagATCTAGCATTGTTCACATGACGCATACTTAGTAGCGGATGAACGCAATGTAGAAGATACCACTAATCAACTTCAAGGAGACTGTAACCTACTAATTGTGATCATACAGAGCCGAATTAGTTGCTTACTTAACGCACGTAACAAAGTTACCGTACATCAATACTagtcatacatatgtatagtcaaatctatattaaatagtGCTAATGATACAACTCATTGTACCATGAAATATAACTCTTAAACAAAACCAGAAATTCTTGCATTTATTGCTTATTGCTTACTGCGTAGGTAATAACTTATTTAGTTCTAAGAGCACCAGAAGACTCTTTTAAAACACTTCTTGAATGACAGTCAAGTGTTATTGATAGTAGATTCAATTGGAAAGTGTGATTAATAACAATGATGTCTATGATGAATTAAgataaattgtgtttattctcttaatcatattttgaaatacaaatataaaggaatacaaaaatatagagTTTATAGAGCGTttgttatatgtgtgtgttataCAATACATAAAGAAATCGGGatagatattaataatagttcatcAGTTACGgatataattgattaattttctgATTAGTGTCAAATGCAGCCTCAATTCAATTATGTGTTTGATAAAACTAGCATTGATGACATTCTCTGGGTCGACTTAAACTCTACAATGAATAATTAACTGGAATTTCATAACCAGATCGGACAGCGGGTTctaaaaagactaaaaaaacgattttatttaaatgtacagGGCTTGAACCTTGATATTTACAGCCACGAACGTAAAAAGTTAACAAGGCTGTTAAAATTGATACACTGAACAATCTTCtctcatgaaataaaaaaaagttagctATTCAGTACAAACACTTCATACATATAAACGCTTATCCTATTCGTGCCGACACGGGTGGTTAGTAATAGataaaagtacatttaaatattgtaagcgTAATATATATAGACTGCAATTAATAATGTGTCCGATAAATGTCGAACGAGTTTAcgttgatgtaattaatttacatactttATAACACTTGTTTctttatggaaataaaaatgcaattaattttactttattccaCCGACTAAAATAACAactgtaattttaaaacaaattatattatttaatctccTTTTAAACAGCTTTTTagacgttgttttttttttaattcattatataacaatatccATTTAATATCTTTGTCAAGTTTGTTAATTCACGTTATTGTATTTCGATATCGAATTCGAAAGTGAAGAATAGAAtaggtttatattatataaatcaatagaaATCGATTTAACAGTTAGATTAACGTCCATGAGAGATTGAGTTCATTGATATCTGGCAACTGGCGAGCATCAATGGACAGGAAATCTCGATTCGGAATATGGTGGAAGGTTATCGCTTTGAcctatttacaaaaaaagaattctTTATACTAAACGTTGAAGAATTGATGTGTACttttatcatcaataattacctatattaattcgaaattaaattttaaattaatatcggtAATTTTACGACTGATTAGGTAAATGTCAACTCCATCGattgtaactaaattaaaaaaaaaataataatggtaagcttttcttttttatttgtgaacaatattatgtatacttattattatattagaacacATTAATCTTAATCGAAGTTTCACAGGTTCAAAAACCACGTGCAAGTAAGACCACGTGCTTGCTGATGAAAAGTCAATGGAAAATTAGTTATGACTCATCTCGAGCTAGCATGTGCACGGAGGTCATAATAAACAACGTTAAAACACTTGTATGTTGATCCATTCAACACACACTTAAGCAGCATGCTGGCACAAGCTTAAAATTTATCCTCAAATGAAGAAGAGGCTTCATATAGGATATTTACCGGATGCTGCTTTATtgtccaaaaatatatataaatatttaataaaatcatcaaagcactcattgttaataaatattattaatgtataatagaatatatgtattGCATAAATCTTGATCGTGTGGAATGGTATCAAGAATGCTAGCGGCATTTCTCAGTTGGATCACAATTCAgatcctctggacaaaaacGAACTTGCCATTACGTATACTACTCCAAGGACCAAGTGCAAATGGGACGAAACGTAGTTTGGCATAACGTATATTTGAATCGCTTTTATCagcttttaataattttaatacatccGGACCTTACTTAAATTTACGaaaaactcaaaaaatattGGCATTTCTTTTaggcaatattaaatattatcaccatgatttaatattattaaatgttattctaTCTCTTATTTTTTGTCTCTTTTTGAAATATGACTATATGTTCATCTGAATGGATATTAAGCTTGTGTTAAAAAATCGCAAAGCATATTTTTGACATTCATAAATTATCTACTAGAACCTGAAgtcaattattttgtataaaattatattattatttccataTTCATGCACCTGGACGAAATCAAGATTGGTTCTTTTCATGGTTatgctaataatatttatcaaatattctcgAAGACTGCAAATCGTTATCGCGCGACGCCAATAGATTACGATTAAGACACAACAAATAAACTAGGTATTCAAATGAACCAATAACACGATCTCAACATCTAACAtctattacaatttattaggTAGATACATATCTAACATTACTGTCATATCGAAGTGTAACCACACTAATTATTTACCGTTAATATGAACATTTTCAATTAGAaggatttattttcattgatcTTCAGGGAATGTTATTGAAAAACCTAGAGATAACCTTGCTTGGATTATAATGAGATAATATCATAACTAGATTTATTTCTAACGTAATTTAACAACTTCCTCTATACTTACCGTAACACTTCCCCTGTAAGATTTATCTATGAGATTTAAAATATCGGTAAACAaagtatatttctattataaaaccttatttgtaTCAAGAATTCATTATTCGTAATACAAATAACACCGCCCTAATTGCATAACCGTAACGCGGTTTTCTTATCTCATTTCAATAATTATCGCCAAGTACGTACGTTCTTTATCATAATTCTCTAGTCGATTTCTTAGCAAAGATAAAATTCAATGTTGTAAttggtttataaatttatttaatataaatattgcaattgcATTTATCTTATATTCAcgagtaaatatatgtatgacttCATATGTTTTAACTGAATGTTGGTATAGATGTTTTCAACTTTAAACTATACAAGGATGGACGAGGAAGGATGTGCatattaataaatcacaaaGTATTCAAATGAATATATCACATTAGTAAAAAGCAGTTGAATTTTCTAAGTCTGAATGTATCTTGTCTTTGATTAGTCTAataggtatttataatatttgacagtACGCCAGAAGGCTAGGCTATATAGGGTCTGTACTGGTTACTTGTTTCAAAATCGTGAAGGGTTCCAAATTTTCCGCGAAAGGGGTTTCGGCTGCATTATATAAACACGATCATGCATCCTCGCCGATACGTGCCAAGGACGGCCGTTGCAGTAGTTTTAGGATAAGAATGCTACATAAACTGGCTTCCTCCCAGGTCCGGGTTTCTAAAGTTTTTCATTGCGTAAAAAAGGTAGTCAGCGACTTTGCAAGTATTAATCAATAGTGTAAATAGTAACTGAACAAGACTAAGAATTCAAagtaatgaattatatattaaacaatagccttaaaatgcataatataacaatttaacaaCATCAGtatgttcaataaaaatatttaatcacttTCACGCGGTGTTAACGTAAGAAAAAGgccttaaaaaaacaacaatatatacatCTGAAATTATCAGAACCCAACTAAATCTTTaacaaataatgaaacattatttgttatattaaaaatgaagattTTAATTGTATGTAGCTTTTTACATTggcaatgattttattaatttgtattaacatGGACACCGGGAAAGGAGTTTTTGAGACTGTGCATTTGCACCTACCCAAAGgacaaaatagaaataaattaagaattttttttgtttttttttttgaaagaaaattttggactagtatttcaaaaatacatacCTATTATAAGTAAATAGAAAAGTAAGTCTTTGAATTGTTGTTCAAATtgttcaataaatatgtatgtacatagatATTTTACACTTTACATGCgataaaaaatgattatgcAGGGGCAGCCTAGCAACGTGGCAATCATTGAATGATTCAGTTGAcgtcaatgtttattttttatacctaactaAAACTCTTTCGATGCACTATAAGATTATATGTTATAATCTAGtagtaaaatatgaatatattatgtcccactattaagatataatttacAGGGTATAATATGTCCGACCTTTAATAAATAACGCTGGTCGCTGAGCTCTTTCGACCTCAATTAATCTAGTCTTTGCAACGCCACCCCATTAGGATATACTGTATGTAATactgtatgtaataataatggatTGAGCTGAAgccacataaatattttatttagcaaGTCAGCTGCTCAATATGTGTTCTTAAAGGTCCTGAATAATTTTCAAATGCTATTTGCCACCAGTTTGATATGTTGGATTCAGGATACAGACATGAGCAATTGTATCTTAAATTCGTCTATCGGCACATATTAtcgtaatatttatacattcattttatttaaaagtatgccTTTTTAAAACCTCAATTGCacgcagtggcgtagctatcgtagggcaggtggtgcagtgcaccggGGCCCTGGAGTttagggggccctctaaactaaaccttaagcgtctgaagctagaaaaacacgacccCGAGCACAAgatttatttggtatctataattttaaagggtaattattagttaaagagggatgggaaagaggggatgagggcccgattcttttttatgcaccggggcccttacTCAACTAGCTACGGCACTGATTGCACGCGACCGAAGTCGAAGCACATTGCTAATATCCTAATATGATAATGAACGATTAGCTTGGTTATGGTGATTATACACAACCGATTCGTGGGAACGAGTAACAAACATACCtctactaataattttattgcaacCTACAATATTGTTTGATTTAAGAATTCAAACTAATAATTCATTAGCGATGTTATTCAACTAAaccacaaaaatttaaaaatcgttcTAATACACTTCCTGCGTTGAGTTATTAgacgatattttaaaaataagttttattgttcAGGAAGTATAAATCGTAAAGtcatataaatgaaaagttaCGAACATATTTACTTCCAGCACTAAAATAGTAAGTATCGTCCCGTTATCCTTTGATCCCAAACATAGACCAATAGGGAATGAGGAAAGCCGTACATCGCGATATAATTGGATCCGTCCTAAATCTATCATTGTTATACGAACATTCAAATTCAACGTGAAGGATAAAATACGTACGATTATGTACACAACATTACATatacaggaaaaataattaacaatatataacgcCGACTGTTACTTTAGTTTAAATTGtggtataatatttacttaacaaTTGTTTAAATACGACCAGCAATTCGAAACAAAAGAAGCGAGCATACTATTATTATGTTTTCGTCACTTTTTTGTCAAACATCTTAGCATCTAGCATGTgttttagattaaatataacatttccgCTTTAGTTGAACGGTTGGGAAACGGTGTTATTGCGATGTTTAAAGATTCCGTATTCACTTACCTACTAACCCCAAAaagataatgattttattacagTGAATCa
The genomic region above belongs to Vanessa cardui chromosome 21, ilVanCard2.1, whole genome shotgun sequence and contains:
- the LOC124538715 gene encoding ralA-binding protein 1 isoform X3 — encoded protein: MHHLRSVFNKEKEEKAKFKLESKEKLKDDKKEKVKDKDKEKVKEKDKEKIKEKDKDKKDKKLTKVPSTVTSGVPFEEIFTLGVALPIFGVPLQQSVERSRCHDDTGLPLVIRDSIDFLQAHGLKSNQIYRAEPDKIKLQQLRKLFTDRGPTFPYHWDVPVACAMLKSFISELPDSILTQELHGQFEQATAIAEPQREATMVTLIGKLPACNHSLLGWLMRHFENVVANEQTNHANIQTIATAMGPALNMSLNLLTYFISKADKLFPDVRLTKYVPPLLSIPADFPETANEISEELRKQESLLNQIHAEMHAGFITNARDQQLWEAQRIVTQLKRKLRSVQKSVEPNTAPVQQASVDEKQEDEPTRRNSQPSEAVVTETEIKTPQTLSEPFPETKESPNTSDPTFPVEFEDNFDFKPAETKETPETDAPAERVVEKPKFTEKELKVLRLQLENAEYLQLKSLLQAKINSEQFEIVKLRSHVALKNKQEGVVTGNKENKENYTPEEQELRQKLIKENALLEQKRLSLVNQIFQERVACIQLKIELAMKEIMSKS